The stretch of DNA tactgtttttttaaaaacatagTGCTTGAATTGAAATGAAACACGCTTAAATGATGTTTATTCCCATGAATTTCGATTATGCAACAGACAAGTCTGTATCAATTTGACATAGACCAGGGAATTCACAAAATAGTCCAACGGTGTTGAATGACATTACGCACAGTTATTCGTCTGTTGAATGTTTCTTTCACAAAATCAATTGTGGCATGTTGCATCGTCTTAATAGGTAGTGCACTGAGCTAAACTTAGCTGGCAAGAAATGAGGAAAAGGTGATTTGTAAAGATTTTCCGAAAACTAGAGAAGAAAAATCCCGACAAAAAAATTACTCTTCTATGAATGGAGCAAAGTTGCGCTAAAATGGCTAATTTTCGTGTTAAACCACAGCTTCTCCATTAAATCGATTGTGTTATAGTGGCGGCAGCGAAACCAACCGACGCGGAATAAACTTTTAGTTTTTCATCCAAGAACACAACTGTCACCGATGAAAAATACTTTCTTCAAGTCCGGCTTGAAATGTgctgcactttgacgccacATTCAACCCGGAAACAATACCCGCATTCACGAAAGTTGAATGATCGAACGGAATaccaattaaaaaaattgcTCTGCTGTTTTGCAATATCTTCCATTGTATCTTTCATTCTTCTGCCAATAAGCCCGAGCAGGTTCTTAGCTGTTGCTAGGAACATGTCAACATGTCGATTTAGGTCATTGAACGGCAGAAGTGCTGGTGGGCACTGTCGGATCGtcgagaccgagattttgagcgttaatagctcctaaaaaaatgaacgaaatggtatgataaacacttcattcgaaagataaaatgtctacgcgttctatacttgttattttctgatccaaaaacatgtttcaatagtcttatatttgctttcaaaacaggctattgaaatcaccaatcggtatataagcgagcgccgcttggaaatccactcagttctaattgaacagcgattggagcatgttgtcgctgttgtggtgaagctctacatttatcatgaaagcacggatgaacggtgtcaccaagagcctgtttgtgcaccttaggccagaagggaatccatgaggaggagagtgatgccacaaacggttccccgggaagatctcgaagcagccgctacacacacacacacacacacacacacacacacacacatacacgcgcggaattctttccgtttggatgccattcagcatcgagatagatccggaaaataatctgccagttcctctgggaatttaaaaatacattcaggtgaatgagtttatttgaatgttttctatccatgtaacactgtgaccaaatatgtttcaatcaagtgctattaacagatggttatcgaaatagcataaaccactggtgggcttccagtatcgaggaaaatgttgaaatatccaatcgttactgaaaataatctgccagttcctctgggaatttaaaattacattcatgtgaaagagtttattttaatgttttctatccatgtaacaatgtgaccaaatatttttcaatcaagtgctattaacagatggttatcgagttagcattaaccactggtgggcttccagtatcgaggaaactgtggaaatatctaatcgttactgaaaataatctgccagttcctctgggaatttaaaaatacattcatgtgaaatagtttattttaatgttttctatccatgtaacactgtgaccaaatacatttggttttgtgatttttcaatcaatcgcaattaacaggatagcttctgaagattattcttctccatcagtaggatatttccgtatccattattgtatgcgcccgcaatcgattattgctcagtcgccgaaagttccgagctcagagagttcattcccctctagtttgccttccaaattgccatcgtaaaccacgccttctctcgattcaatcacgcacaaaaagcatacttaagcgatattctggtggtgagacgcattcatttatCGTGAGGACAtcaacaagacaacatcgttgctgagggtgctagaaggcgaaggatcgagatctgccctgaagcgcaagcagtttgtttgaaactgtgagggatcacagagaagccgatccttcaggagaagagaaggtgaccatcgaagcagccgctacacacacacatacacgcacggaattatttccgtttggatgccattcagcatcgagaaagatccggaaaataatctgccagttcctctgggaatttaaaataacattcatgtgaaagagtttattttgatgttttctatccatgtaaggccgattacacattatccggtttctgccggaccggtttgaaacccaaatggcaaatttcgatcGGACCAACCTTTTCACGGcaccgtgatgcagccgtctacagcgactgcaatgtccggtgaccggacaagcattatacgcgatgaccgtagaatagtgtcgacgtctggtggagacatcggtttgggaaagcaaatcattctctataagattatcacacctcaagacagttttaagttgtttaaatttttaatgaaaacttttaCTTCATATTATTTGATTGCTCAGAACCTGTGGTATTGATTCTTCcttaaccatttttgtatagttttcttgatattttaactacaactcatcattgtaatatacaatcattatcagacacaattattGTTCAGGAGGTTTCccaacttgcaaaagaacgTATTACTTTATTACATAAAGAACACATTTCAtgagaagaagttaattttcattcatagtttttattttaagatatgtgtttaatgcacctgaaaatccattatcactatcatttcccaaaagcggagcACGAAACTCCATGCCATGAAagcgaattgacagttgtttgtcatgtctgttagtattagtacaattcaggcaatttttcgtCTAATGTAATACTATGTGTGCACTATTGACGTTTATTTGTTGATTTTCAAACCAGTTAATAATTTGCAAGTGATATGGatgctgaaatttttatttcacttcttCAACAACTACCAGTGTTGTGGAACTAATTCTGTGATGCAAGTTTCTGCTCAAAAAGAAGCAATGGTCACAGGTGCACGATGTCATCATTTAGCATATTGCCACGGACTGTGTTATTAACGGTGAGTGATGTCTTTTGACAAGCAGATCGAGTTATTTAATTGACTTCTATTTTTTGTTCACAGGCAACATCCCTTATCTGAAATAATTATTGAACGAGTTCGGggatgtcaaacaaatcttcaaTCGGTTCATGGAGGGGCGGATTTCGAGCGGCTTTATCGAGCTGAATGAGAAGGttagtttttgttaatttgaacacaCTAAAAATAATTCTCTCGTCTAATATTCTTTGGGTATTCCAGTTTGACCTGACCGGCGACGCGATTGACGACGAGACCAAGGCACTCCAGCCAAAACTGTCAGATATGTGCTCTGTGGTCTAAATGTTCCAATGCCCGACGCCAAAGCATCGGTTCTGTCAGAACGAAATTCCAGCTTATCtgattcggtcattctttgccccGGATCCGCGTATTGATAGCTGTGATGCGAATTGGGCTCGAGAAGCTGCCCCTGCCCCAGGATTACGTGCTCGAGGAATTGCGGCATATGTTGAGCTCGTTCTTCGACGAGGATCAGCGGAAGCAGCAATGGAATAGTGTTTGAACGaattatgttattttaatcGTAATTTGTTTACTgtattaatgaaataaaaaaaaactctagaaTGAATGGATGTGTATACATTCTCTTGTaggtaaattccaaaataatcacaggaagtgaacacattatacatataaataaatagtgCCTCTGGCTTGTAACggaatgttattattattggttCATCAAATTGCACTTTTATCTAACCGTGTTTCTGAGACTGTTGAAAAATTATGTGGCAACAGAGCGTGTGATATAATCATACTATTCGTGTATGCTTGGAAACGAAATAATTATGCGTATGAATGAATAATTagcgtgcacccgtggccgagtggttagcgtctcacattatcatgccgggtgttcgggttcgattcccgttctggccgggggatttttcgtcaaagaaatttccttcgactttgcACTGTggttcacgcgtattcaagagcttgcccttcggaatacatttaaggcgtgttatctggcttaagaaatctcaactaggtattaataaacgacgctagttaatacatacgttgagacggcaaaagttccacagagaacgttaacgcaattcaagaagaagaagatgaatgaATAAACCGCAGCTGGACTAAAGTTAGTTTTTTAAACGTATTCTGAAGTGGGGCGGAAGTATTCATAGGTACGGTAAGAACGCCGTTATGATGCAGGATGTGTGTAATGTCCGTGAGGCCTGGTCTCACTTTGATCATGCTCATGGTGTGCTACACTCCAACATTCGGCCTTATGTTCGCTCGTGGTTGCCGCAGCAGCTGTGGGTTTAAGGTTTTCCGTCTGCACCCAGCTGCATGTAACCGGAATATTTGAAGCAATGTTTACCTGTCAAATCcacatataaataaatgcatatatgtgtttgtgagagatgtacggttttgtgtagcgcgaggtctctttcacattgttgtccggttttccgtccaaacccagcggcgctttttgaaaccggtccggcagaaaccggataatgtgtaatcgccctaacactgtgaccaaatatgtttcaatcaagtgctattaacagatggttatcgagttagcattaaccactggtgggcttccagtatcgaggaaaatgtggaaatatctaatcgttactgaaaataatctgccagttcctctgggaatttaaaattacattcatgtgaaagagtttattttaatgttttctatccatgtaacactgtgaccaaatacatttggttttgtgatttttcaatcaatcgcaattaacaggatagcttctgaagattattcttccccatcagtaggatacttccgtatccaatattggatgaataaaaccttgtgcctccaacgtaacgctctcgttttcgaagttctccaaatattcattcattcagattgaattcagattcaacttcaaacaattgatctctaaatcaacgatagttctacgtcacccttgcggttataccatagatataacccacttcctgtttttttcactTGGCAAGATGGCGGCACGCTAATGAGAAAAACAGGAGATGCATGTATTGGTTACGTTGCTGATGGTTATGAAAAATTGAGATCAGCTTCTGTGTAGTGGTAAAAACAAAAGGCGTTTGGATGAGACAAAGTTTCGCAGTGAGTTTTTGGAATGATGCAGTGTTGGTTTTGTATCATTTGTTTGAGAGAAGAAAATAAGAGTGTTGCCAATACTGATGATAGAAAGAGATGGGGCTGGTATGGTGTGCAACATGGATTAATTATTATGTGCAACAGATTGTACATACACAGAGAAAAAGTGCTGGCTGGCCATTACTGGTGGTTGTTTTACGGGTGTAGCTAGGCTATGTATGTTTACGTGCGGGAGAGAATATTTAGTGTTAGTGAAGAGTTTGGTTTTGTACCAAGAACTTAGCGGGTTATGTACCCATTATAATGAAGGATGGTTATGTACCAGAAAAAAAACGGATTGGTGATGATTGACTATGTATGACGGTGTCAACAAAAGAACGGGTTGTATACCCACAGTCAATAAATGTTTTGGTTAGGTACCACAACAGAATGTAAACAAAATTGACTACCAGAAATcaatgatttgaaagagggtTGTGTACCCAAAGCAAGAACGATTGTTAAAAAAATAGGGTTGTGTACCCGAATGAAAATGTTTTTACCAAATTGTACTATCAAAATTTcgcattttttcaatattttaggcTAAGCGAATAATTATGCAACGGTGAATCTGAGAACAGAGAATTCGGAAAGGTaggtggaatatttattaatttggtGAGTTCAAAATGAACTAATCGAAAAAATCAGTGGAATActgaagattaaaaaaaatattgacgaCCATGACGATCATATGGGTTAAGTTATTAAATGTATACAGGCACGTCAACAGATTTATTTTGTTATGCTAGATTTGAAAGATTAAATATTTGCTAGATTATTAAAGCTACGGTTAATATTTCTGTTCTTTATTCTAAATTTGCAATAGCATGAGCAGCTCTAGTCGAATCAAACCTTTTGATGTAACCATTGAAGCAAGCCGATTACCCACCGAATGGGAAACGTGGAAATTTGATCTAGAGTAATTTTTTGTGGCTCAAAGGGTTGAAGCGCAGTACGAGAAGCGGGCACAGTTGGCTTATCTGGGAGGGCCGGGCCTTCAATGACTACTGAGACACCTTCCTGGAGTTGACAGCGTTCCACATGTATCAGTTGATCCCCCGTATTACGATGTAGCCGTTAAATGCCTCGACGAATATTTTGAGCCTTTCCGCCGCAAGACATTTGAGCGACACCTGTTTCATCAAATTAATCAAAACCCAGGAGAGCGtttcacagattttattatgcgaCTTAGAAAACAAATTGCTAGATGCGCTTATGACTCCGCGGTGATTGAAGAGCTCATTGCAGATCGTATAACTCAGGGATGTAGTTCGGAAGAGTTGCGTGCCAAACGACTTCAGAAAGATAGGTCCTTAGAAGAAGTTATCGCATTGGGAACAAGCTTGGCGGAATCATCACAGAAATCATTAGATATGAGCAGAAATTCGGCAATCAGGAAAGAGCATAAAGATGTCAACGCAATTCACCGATCTAATCCAACCCGAAGATATCCTCGGTCCGATATACGTCTCAGAGGGAGTGCCCAACCACGGTATCAGCGAGGTCCACCAAATGAAAAGTTTATTTGCTATAGCTGTGGCAAGCGGGGTCACATCCAAGGAAGTAATGATTGTCCGGCACGAACAACGAAAGAATCGTTCATTGGGCTAAACGGTGCTACAGTCGAGGTCAAACAACTAAGCGAGGACATGAGTCATCTTCAACACTCAATGATCCGAAACCAAAGCGTATTCGCGCAGTTGTCGAAGAGTTGCAAAAGGAACAAGCAGAATACGTCTTTTATGCAATGGGGCGGAACGTATTCGTGTTCAAGATAGGTGGAGTGGAGGTACCGATGATCATCGATTCGGGCGCGGATGTCAATATCATTAATCGAGAGATTTGGAATCAAATGAAGGAAGCAGGAGTAAAGGTAGAAAACATGTCCACCACAATCGATCGAAATTTGATGGCGTATGCATCTGCACAACCCATGGATATTTCTGGAATGTTTATGGCGGAGATTGAAGCAGGAAGGAAGGATTTCGCAAAGTTCTACGTGGTCGAAAATGGTCAACAGTGTTTACTGGGAGATCAAACAGCTAAAAATCTCAAAGTTCTAAAAGTAGGATTCAACGTAGGAGCAGTGAAGGATCAGAAACTAGAGCCATTCCCAAAGTCTCCAATGGTCCCAGTCACCAAAGATTCGGGAGAGATTCGCCTATGCATTGACATGCGTCAGGCAAACAGAGCGGTTTTAAGGGAGACGCACCCATTTCCTCTGGTGGATGAACTACTAAGCTCAATGAATAGAGCAGTGCGTTTTTCTAAAATAGACATCAAAGATGCTTACCATCAGGTGGAAATTTCCGAGACATCCAAGCCTATTACTACTTTCATCACGAAACATGGTCTATTCAGGTAGATTTTACTACGATAATTCATTGATCACTACAGATATACGTTTCTTcataaatatattaaaaaaatcatttttcttggttttctttttcttgttttccaaATGCTAAATATATTTATTGATAACAGGTACCAACGTCTAATGTTTGGTGTTAGTTGTGCACCAGAACTGTTCCAGAAGGTGATGGAATCTGTAGTTGCTGGACTGGACGGGGTAATCGTGTATCTTGACGATGTTGTTGTTCATGGGAAAACTCAGCAAGAACATACCGAAAGATTAATGGCTGTTTTACAGAGGTTGGACGAATATGGAGTGCTGCTGAATGATAAAAAGTGCGTGTATAACGTGAGGTCCCTGGAATTTCTTGGCCATATACTTTCTGTTGATGGCATCCATCCAACAGAGAGCAGGGTAGACCTAATTCAGAGATTGAGAGAGCCACGAAATGTGTCCGAGTTGAGAAGTTTCCTAGGGTTGGTCTGTTACGTCGGCCGTTTTATTCCAGATTTGGCTTCAAGAACTGATTCTCTAAGAAAGCTTCTTCGGTTAGGCGTTCGCTTCCAATGGACAGAAAAAGAAAGGAATGACTTTGAAGCAATTAAGACCGCTATCTGTAACATCGACTATCTGGGCTTTTTCAATCCCAAAGATCGTACGAAACTTATTGCAGATGCCAGCCCAACGGGGCTCGGAGCAGTTTTACTGCAGGAAGATGCGAATGGTAGTACCAGAGTCATTGTCATTGCCTAACTCAAAGCCCTgacagatattgaaaagaaatattttcaGACAGAAAGAGAGGCACTGTCACTGGTATGGAGTGTGGAAAGGTTTAAACTATACCTTCAAGGTATAAGGTTTATCTTGTTGACGGACTGCAAGGCATTAGAGTTTTTGTTTAGTCCTAGATCGCGCCCCTGCGCCCGTATAGAACGATGGGTCCTTCGACTACAGGCTTACAATTACGATATAGAACATATACCTGGCTCAGCGAATATTGCGGATGCCCTTTCCCGGCTAACAGTAAACTCTCCGGAACAATTCGATGAAGGTGGTCAAATATACGTACGAAATGTTGCCGAACAAGCGGTGCCAGTTGCACTAACTTTTCAAGAAATCACAAATGAGACCAGAAATGATGAAACTATCCAGGCAGTGGTCAAGGCTCTTGATTTAGCCCTGAAGGAAGAGTTTCCGAAGGTATACAGACCTTTTGAGACTGAACTATGCAGTGTTGATGGAATACTACTCAGAGGTAACCGACTCGTTATCCCAGTATCACTGAGAGATCGCGTGATAGAACTAGCTCACGAAGCACACCCCGGGTTTGCGACAATGAAGCGTCGTTTGCGGCAAAAGGTATGGTGGCCATTGATGGATAAAGCTGTGGAAAACTGTGTGAAACGATGCAAACAATGTACGTTGGTCTCTTCACTGGGAGTTCCAGAACCACTTCAGAGAACTAAAATGCCCGTAAAACCGTGGATCGACATAGCTGTGGATTTCATGGGCCCATTGCCATCTGGTCACAATCTCTTAGTTATAGTCGACTATTTTAGCAGTTTCATCGAAGTCATAGTGATGAAGCAGATCACTGCCAAGCACACTGTCCAAGCTCTTCATGAGTCCTTCTGTAGATTCGGTGTTCCAGAGACAATGAAGGCGGATAATGGTCCACAATTTATAAGTGAGGAGTTAACAATGTACTGTCGCGAATATGGCATCCAGTTGCGTAGGACAAATCCTTATTGGCCTCAGACCAATGGAGAGGTTGAGCGAGCGAATAAAACTATCcttaaacatttaaaaataagccAGGAATCTGGGAGTGTGGACTGGATCTGGGATTTACGCACTTTCCTACTAATGTACAATTCTACACCTCACGCAACAACCGGAGCAGCGCGGTCCGTTTTAATGTTTGGGCGAGCCTTACGCGACAAACTTCCAAGCGTCGATCACAGACGGGTCCCAATGGATGAGGAGGGGATTCAGGATAGAGATTGGACGAATAAACTCAAAGACGCAGAGTACTGCAATGCTCGCCGCCATACAAAACCCACAGAACTCAGAGAGGGGGACATAGTGGTCTCTAAACGAATGTGTAAGACGAATAAGCTATCAACAACTTTTGCTCCTGAAGAGTTCCAGATTACTAAATTGACTGGTTCAGACGCAACACTTAGTTCAACGGACTCAAATCGTATCATTCATCGCAACGTAGCTCATCTGAAGCCCCTGATGAAGAACACAGCGTCGGAGGAAGCAGATGCCAGGAGACCAGAAAATGGAGATGGTGCTACATCACAAGAGTTTCAGGGCAATGAACTTTCAGGCTCTTCTCTACCGAAGGACCCAAATCAACGCCCCTCAAGATCACTACGGGTTCCAGTATATTTGAAAGATTATCATACCGTTTAAGACTGTTGTGTAAAGGAGGGATGTCGGATCGTTCCTAGCTCCGACCCTTATTGAGTGGTACAGTTGGCTACCCTATGAGATGTCATGCGGTGACCGTGAACTTCGGAGACAGTAGAACAGAAGTGGACGAAAAGTGACTAATTGTTCGGAACGTgagaatatatatatttgaaacTAGTACATGTGTTCTACTTTCTTAAATAATTTCCGAAATGCTACAGGcacatctttcgaataaatccATATTCAATTATTAGCTACAATCATCACGTGTTACTTTTGCACATCACCTTTCAAAACCTGATGTCGAATATTTCGGACCCATTTACATTCGATCAGGAGACGGCGAACAGCAATCAAACAGGGCAGCAAGGCGGTGAATACTGAACGAAGAtgcatgaataaataaaataagaaaCATTATACAAGGAGTATGCTGCTGGAGGTATCAATTGGCAGTTTTATCCACTTAGTGCGCCCCACACAGCTTCGGCATATGATGTTGTCTGTTCGCTGTCTAGAGGGTATCTTATGGAAAATGGCGCATGTTCTATTCATCGTTGCAAATATCTCTGCGATCTGATAAGAAAAGGCGATGTTTGAATCgaaatatttcctctctcctctctcagaatgaacgttGCACTTGATTCGTAgggtagtgcggggcaaaggtgcgcacggggcacataataaaattcatgaaagtggcaaaaagttatgagataAGAAGAGTTATTTTCATCTATTATTTTaatctattttttcaattttggggatgacgatttagttacctaaaataactggaaagttcggaGCTACATTGCCAAGGAAACCTTAATTCTATAGTTGataatagtgcgtattcgtttttgtgaaaaaggcccaaaaaaaataataaaatgttttcaaccaaattcttaacgggacccacaagaagaaaactaatttgaagaaatgcactccaggaaTGCTCGAAATGTCCTGACAGAGGCTTCGGTAGGGAGTcttgaagcgtcggattgcggcagtcCTCGGTATTGCTGAATCGGCTCTGAGGAAAAGGCTCATATGAGTAagtaatttattatttattattttatcttttattgacatttctacttctgctgggatgcgCCAACcagcacctagggcggttcagaggatctggcgaaccattgcactgccgtgatctcgcaaagtgacgcaagcgccaaaattgacattttactattgacatttttatcaaataactgcgaagttttacagaaatgtgaaaaaattaccCCGTAAAAGCTTCGAAACGGagtggcgtaagcgccatttccactgtgatgtggcgcaagcgccatttctcTTATAATGTGCCGTAATTTGAATATGATGCTTGATCTGTTCTGATGGCAATAGAATGAACGAGCAaggacagcaaatttcacataacaacatcaTCCGCACAATGAGAGTTACATGCCATCTGTCttgtaaaaaacatttttcctaaaaactcgtcatgccaaatattttaaacaAAAACAGTCGATCCTcatgcagtgctacatttataacAACAATTTCGTTTtagaactacaaatcatgtacttagaAGCTCTGTTTAGAC from Toxorhynchites rutilus septentrionalis strain SRP chromosome 3, ASM2978413v1, whole genome shotgun sequence encodes:
- the LOC129773631 gene encoding uncharacterized protein K02A2.6-like, producing MGRNVFVFKIGGVEVPMIIDSGADVNIINREIWNQMKEAGVKVENMSTTIDRNLMAYASAQPMDISGMFMAEIEAGRKDFAKFYVVENGQQCLLGDQTAKNLKVLKVGFNVGAVKDQKLEPFPKSPMVPVTKDSGEIRLCIDMRQANRAVLRETHPFPLVDELLSSMNRAVRFSKIDIKDAYHQVEISETSKPITTFITKHGLFRYQRLMFGVSCAPELFQKVMESVVAGLDGVIVYLDDVVVHGKTQQEHTERLMAVLQRLDEYGVLLNDKKCVYNVRSLEFLGHILSVDGIHPTESRVDLIQRLREPRNVSELRSFLGLVCYVGRFIPDLASRTDSLRKLLRLGVRFQWTEKERNDFEAIKTAICNIDYLGFFNPKDRTKLIADASPTGLGAVLLQEDANERWVLRLQAYNYDIEHIPGSANIADALSRLTVNSPEQFDEGGQIYVRNVAEQAVPVALTFQEITNETRNDETIQAVVKALDLALKEEFPKVYRPFETELCSVDGILLRGNRLVIPVSLRDRVIELAHEAHPGFATMKRRLRQKVWWPLMDKAVENCVKRCKQCTLVSSLGVPEPLQRTKMPVKPWIDIAVDFMGPLPSGHNLLVIVDYFSSFIEVIVMKQITAKHTVQALHESFCRFGVPETMKADNGPQFISEELTMYCREYGIQLRRTNPYWPQTNGEVERANKTILKHLKISQESGSVDWIWDLRTFLLMYNSTPHATTGAARSVLMFGRALRDKLPSVDHRRVPMDEEGIQDRDWTNKLKDAEYCNARRHTKPTELREGDIVVSKRMCKTNKLSTTFAPEEFQITKLTGSDATLSSTDSNRIIHRNVAHLKPLMKNTASEEADARRPENGDGATSQEFQGNELSGSSLPKDPNQRPSRSLRVPVYLKDYHTV